One window from the genome of Chaetodon trifascialis isolate fChaTrf1 chromosome 20, fChaTrf1.hap1, whole genome shotgun sequence encodes:
- the prrc2b gene encoding protein PRRC2B isoform X4 — MSDRLGQITKSKDGKSKYSSLSLFDKYKGKSIETQKNTVVPRHGLQSLGKVATARRMPPPAHLPSLKSENKGNDPNVIIVPKDGTGWANKQEQPDQKSSIASIPQLPELQPQLALQKSVSNLQKPSPVANQENTNTGGPKQWAQLNGKAVEQDGSRASNRLQPFSHEEFPTLKAAGEQDRAGKERSGFDPSYGPGPSLRPQNVTSWREGGGRNLQPSSLTLGLPADPEGKVTALGETGPPQASSHPTSTTGTTSTSVVTAQSPVLDPKEPSLRPAQPVRRTTVPTALQYQLHHTSTAVYHDMLPAFMCSKETREAPGTDHVPTTVAAPARFDSKPSFRQSYAKPELVNGDVKRENRFVRAPPRLSSQPIRRPGDRPQRPAIINPEDLKDLDELDNDCEDGWAGLHEEVDYSEKLKFSDDEDEHGDKNKMWTEWERERDIQRDCQSSLSSGEVSYPQEGPEESYSYQHHHHEPPRKTSGRYLSADTPQKSQGEPLPDQEDHQRQSQAQGPARAKYVSPELSEAVERARRRREEEERRAREERLAACAEKLKKLDEKFGKTERQTSRTDEGQKEGEGKEAPLSPNREQSKSHHENWQYSTKDAGECPPSNSPGHSYREEPGFSSYRGSEDDGQEPSSPSGDYSGRHSSKPVPPRFQKQPQHHQQQQQQQQQMQHWQQSGHPAPSGSSHAQRGYYPPHVLGFDPRWMMMPPFMDPRMAQGRSPVDYYPGAVHSSAGMMKPMMHQDHLNSPGSDEGCHPNLHQERRAPSTEPYPMWNQDGYPLRSFTPPYQRQHDSSDSGQPDDRSDMACSQQDSYEERANDCLAHPQDDLPHHAYQSRVPDREHQHHDQGLLTTAQSHTDSDYPKQDSRDKHLKDGSESQDEALDGSKDNWKRDGGQKQDGGLNSAQSQWSEPSSSSSSSVSQPSEAIGRPLTRRTGPIKKPVLKALKVEDKENEKPKPEPEEKTVPYRLEKEVLTNVYDLKKDNQPASNRRSASPVVEKQPEERQRQSPAPTKTERPLSTHSDDSPKESAWDSGKSQSPRDIQENREPHAPRRNNWIFIDEEQAFGSVRGTGRGRSRGFREFSSRGGTRGGRGGDNLRGAYNNNNNSSGAQRTSRGRAPPRDLVKVEEFQRGKPRRRNVSETLSEASEYEELPKRRRQKGSENGDGYTESGEVRKADRDSWRSNKVYTDDQTNPDSREKVKAGRGFGGRMLPPRLNTTGNYSRNFGGSRDISTWRGRGPQFSSSGGTMQENGYGPGAETTYSRRTPVERETLKYPPKFTGSFMENGTEDREGEYYFDSDNPDRQMLRRRRPPRQDKPPRFRRLRQEREPGSNQWTSEEYINGDFANPWPGRSKASGEDNWPSGHYSGGRSSQHGQAEEWETGSDNSDFGDWREKRGGSGGAATQGHGDIPSDSGHSEPGSGEKRELCKRSFSSQRPLVERQNRKGEPSLLEVSKMARTPDNPPTSSSNRSDSWQNGGTSCKSRGPDESGPVFSIEQPEDREPNEPSGKKLDKELKQGPVKADIAEPLSQYELSSYPIEGDAGGPVSNPDGYQDALSKKQRRPQEDERRRKDQGASVPVKNRTITSKIPPRFAKKQGSMSIEQPEEALSSNNLGTEIWETNSSALSVQSSGGDSWTKQVSYTGSEPNSEDSDAGPEQTKEQHKPGPIGNERSLKHRKGSEGVDRLEGGPITPVNGVDLHVDTVLPVPPIEFGVSAKDSDFSLPPGSTPVPVSNPVNKLQDALTTNTALNQSIPMLRSNHLQPGINLNPISFPSADLTLKMESARKAWENSQSLPEQGSPGGGASGAQPPCSVGSSSGVSYSSFGGVSMPPMPVASVAPSMSMQGNHIPPLYLDGHVFPSQPRLVPPTMTQQQTYQQAAAAQQIPISLHTSLQAQAQLGLRGGLPVSQSQEMFNSIPPFRSQVYMHPNLSQPSPMVLSGGAPLKGPYSAFPGMQPSDMVKPQSGSHYQPMNGSQQLVYDSQMNQGPGMGSSQLMDSQLIQVTMPLPGSQLRYGSAQQHLILPQSIQLQQGQNLSVGAPRRMLPPGSQPAVMTGSREGSQMEMKGFQFSDKPSHSPGISGGSYRPGSASPSGKPSGPGGPVGPLPTHFAQQVPPAQGSMVMHMRPPTTGPFPNPIQRPVMQVNKPVIIRSPPYPNPGRDPPHSTPPSAPEPPVKGPEDGMKNKTMREVRKAVGEGKTPSGGMTSKLQEPLPSAGQAKPARTGAIKPQAVKVEEGKA; from the exons ATGTCCGATCGTTTGGGGCAAATAACCAAGTCCAAGGATGGGAAAAGCAAGTATTCCTCACTCAGCCTATTTGACAAGTACAAGGGAAAATCAATAGAAACTCAGAAAAACACAG tagTTCCGCGACATGGCTTGCAGAGTCTTGGCAAAGTGGCCACAGCCCGGCGCATGCCcccacctgctcacctgccGAGCTTGAAGTCCGAAAACAAAGGAAACGATCCCAACGTGATTATTGTGCCTAAAGACGGTACAGGATGGGCGAACAAGCAGGAACAACCCGATCAAAAGAG TTCTATTGCATCAATACCACAGCTGCCGGAGTTGCAGCCACAGCTGGCTTTACAGAAATCTGTCTCCAATCTTCAGAAGCCCTCACCGGTAGCCAACCaggag aacacaaacacaggtggaCCAAAGCAATGGGCCCAGCTAAATGGAAAGGCAGTAGAGCAAGATG GTTCAAGGGCCTCAAACCGACTTCAGCCCTTCTCTCACGAGGAATTTCCCACGCTGAAAGCAGCTGGAGAACAGGACAGGGCTGGCAAGGAAAGAAGCGGCTTCGATCCGTCGTATGGGCCCGGACCAAGCCTCCGCCCCCAGA ATGTGACGAGCTGGAGGGAAGGTGGTGGCAGGAACCTTCAACCCTCGTCCCTGACCCTCGGCCTGCCAGCAGATCCTGAGGGTAAGGTCACTGCCCTGGGTGAGACTGGCCCCCCTCAAGCGTCATCTCACCCCACCTCTACCACCGGCACAACCTCTACTAGTGTAGTGACTGCTCAGTCACCAGTCCTTGACCCCAAGGAGCCTTCCCTACGACCCGCCCAGCCTGTCCGGAGAACAACCGTCCCTACTGCCCTGCAGTACCAGCTTCACCACACCTCAACTGCTGTCTACCATGACATGTTACCCGCATTT ATGTGCTCTAAAGAGACACGTGAAGCCCCAGGTACAGACCATGTTCCCACCACCGTTGCAGCCCCAGCCCGATTTGACAGCAAGCCCTCCTTTAGGCAGAGCTATGCCAAACCTGAGCTTGTCAA TGGTGATGTGAAAAGAGAGAACCGATTCGTCCGTGCTCCACCTCGACTGTCTTCTCAGCCCATCCGCAGGCCTGGTGACAGGCCGCAACGCCCAGCCATCATTAATCCAGAGGACCTGAAGGATCTGGATGAGCTTGACAATGATTGTGAGGATGGATGGGCTG GACTCCATGAGGAAGTTGATTATAGTGAGAAACTCAAGTTCAGTGATGACGAAGACGAACATGGTGATAAAAACAAGATGTG GACTGaatgggagagggagagagacatcCAGCGTGACTGCCAATCCTCCCTAAGTTCAGGTGAGGTGTCTTACCCACAGGAGGGCCCTGAGGAGAGTTATTCTTACCAACATCACCATCACGAGCCTCCCAGGAAGACCAGCGGCAGATATCTCTCTGCGGACACCCCG CAGAAAAGCCAAGGTGAGCCCCTGCCTGACCAGGAAGATCACCAGCGCCAGTCTCAGGCTCAGGGACCGGCTAGGGCAAAATATGTGTCACCTGAGCTGTCGGAGGCTGTTGAGAGAGCACGCAGAcgcagggaggaggaagagagacgtGCCCGCGAGGAACgactggctgcctgtgctgAAAAACTTAAAAAGCTGGATGAGAAGTTTGGGAAGACTGAAAGGCAGACATCAAGGACAGATGAGGGCCAGAAAGAAGGAGAGGGCAAAGAAGCTCCACTGTCCCCGAACAGGGAACAGAGTAAAAGCCACCATGAGAACTGGCAGTACAgcacaaaag ATGCAGGTGAGTGTCCTCCCAGCAACTCTCCTGGCCATAGTTACCGTGAGGAACCTGGCTTCTCTAGCTACCGTGGCAGTGAGGATGATGGCCAGGAACCCTCCTCCCCATCAGGAGACTACAGTGGACGTCATTCCTCCAAACCCGTCCCACCCCGCTTTCAAAAGCAGccacagcaccaccagcagcagcagcagcagcagcagcag ATGCAGCACTGGCAACAGTCAGGCCACCCTGCCCCGTCTGGCTCAAGCCACGCCCAGAGAGGCTACTATCCCCCACATGTCCTTGGGTTTGATCCCCGCTGGATGATGATGCCGCCTTTCATGGATCCCCGCATGGCCCAAGGACGATCTCCTGTGGACTACTACCCTGGTGCTGTCCACTCCTCAG caggaaTGATGAAACCCATGATGCATCAGGATCACTTAAACAGCCCTGGTTCCGATGAGGGATGCCATCCTAATCTGCACCAGGAGAGAAGAGCCCCTTCCACTGAGCCTTACCCTATGTGGAACCAAGATGGCTACCCTTTGCGCAGCTTCACTCCACCTTACCAGAGACAACATGATAGCTCAGACAGTGGCCAGCCAGATGACAG AAGTGATATGGCCTGCTCCCAACAAGATTCCTATGAAGAGAGGGCCAATGACTGTTTGGCCCATCCCCAAGATGATCTCCCCCATCATGCTTACCAGAGCCGTGTCCCAGACAGAGAACACCAACACCATGATCAAGGCTTGCTAACCACTGCTCAGAGTCATACAGATAGTGATTACCCGAAACAAGACTCTAGAGACAAGCATCTTAAGGACGGCTCTGAATCTCAAGATGAGGCCTTAGATGGCTCCAAGGACAATTGGAAAAGAGATGGAGGCCAGAAACAAGATGGAGGACTCAACAGTGCACAAAGTCAGTGGTCTGAACCCAGTTCTAGTTCCAGTAGTAGTGTCAGCCAGCCATCTGAGGCCATTGGGCGCCCCTTGACTCGCCGAACTGGGCCCATCAAGAAACCAGTTCTTAAGGCTCTCAAAGTGGAAGACAAGGAGAATGAGAAGCCTAAGCCCGAGCCTGAGGAGAAGACTGTACCTTACCGCCTGGAGAAAGAAGTCCTTACTAATGTTTATGACTTAAAGAAAGATAACCAGCCTGCCAGCAACAGGCGCTCAGCCTCACCTGTTGTTGAGAAACAGCCAGAAGAGAGGCAACGTCAATCACCAGCTCCCACCAAAACCGAGAGGCCTCTGAGCACCCACAGTGATGACTCTCCCAAGGAGAGCGCTTGGGACAGTGGCAAGAGCCAGTCACCTAGAGATATCCAGGAGAACCGGGAGCCACATGCACCACGGCGCAATAACTGGATCTTCATTGATGAAGAACAGGCATTTGGTTCAGTCAGGGGAACAGGTAGAGGCCGCAGTCGAGGCTTTAGGGAATTTAGCTCTAGGGGTGGAACCCGCGGTGGCAGAGGTGGAGACAATCTCCGAGGGGcttacaacaacaataacaacagcagtGGTGCTCAGCGTACAAGCAGAGGTCGAGCACCACCAAGGGACCTTGTCAAGGTAGAGGAGTTCCAGAGGGGCAAGCCCAGGAGGCGAAATGTCAGTGAGACCTTGAGTGAAGCCTCTGAGTACGAGGAACTGCCCAAGAGACGTCGCCAGAAGGGATCTGAAAATGGAGACGGTTACACAGAGTCTGGAGAAGTCCGCAAAGCTGATAGAGATTCTTGGAGATCCAACAAGGTGTACACAGATGACCAGACAAACCCAGATTCCAGAGAAAAGGTCAAGGCTGGCAGGGGCTTTGGAGGTCGCATGCTGCCTCCCAGATTGAACACCACTGGAAATTACAGTCGAAACTTCGGAGGATCCAGGGATATTTCTACATGGAGGGGCCGTGGGCCTCAGTTTAGTAGCAGTGGTGGCACCATGCAAGAAAATGGTTATGGTCCTGGAGCTGAGACTACTTACTCCCGCAGAACCCCTGTTGAACGTGAGACTCTCAAGTATCCCCCTAAATTCACTGGCTCCTTCATGGAAAATGGAACAGAAGATCGTGAAGGAGAATACTACTTTGACAGTGACAACCCTGACAGGCAGATGTTAAGGAGACGGCGTCCACCCCGTCAAGACAAGCCTCCACGCTTCCGTCGTCTACGACAAGAACGTGAACCTGGCTCAAACCAGTGGACAAGTGAGGAATACATAAATGGAGACTTTGCAAACCCCTGGCCTGGTCGTTCCAAAGCCAGCGGGGAAGACAACTGGCCCAGTGGCCACTACTCTGGTGGACGCTCTAGCCAACATGGTCAGGCAGAGGAATGGGAGACGGGATCAGACAACAGTGATTTTGGTGACTGGAGAGAGAAGCGAGGTGGAAGTGGGGGCGCAGCTACACAGGGACACGGTGATATTCCCTCAGACTCTGGCCATAGTGAACCAGGCTCTGGTGAGAAGAGGGAGCTTTGCAAGAGAAGCTTCTCCAGCCAGAGACCATTGGTGGAACGGCAGAACAGGAAGGGAGAGCCATCACTGCTGGAAGTGAGCAAGATGGCACGCACACCTGATAATCCCCCTACCTCCTCCTCTAACAGGAGTGACAGTTGGCAGAATGGAGGGACATCTTGTAAGAG CAGGGGCCCAGATGAGTCAGGCCCAGTCTTCAGCATAGAGCAGCCAGAGGACCGGGAGCCCAATGAGCCCTCTGGGAAGAAATTAGACAAGGAGCTGAAGCAAGGACCTGTCAAAGCAGACATAGCTGAACCTCTGTCCCAGTATGAGCTCAGCAGCTACCCAA TTGAGGGGGATGCAGGGGGACCAGTTTCTAATCCAGACGGATACCAGGATGCCTTGTCCAAAAAGCAAAGACGCCCACaggaagatgagaggaggaggaaggaccAGGGAGCTTCA GTGCCAGTGAAGAACAGGACTATCACATCCAAGATTCCTCCACGCTTTGCCAAGAAGCAGGGAAGCATGAGCATCGAACAACCTGAGGAAGCACTTTCTTCTAACAACCTGGGAACTGAAATCTGGGAGACCAACAGCTCAG ctctttcaGTACAGTCGTCAGGGGGAGACTCATGGACTAAACAGGTGTCTTACACTGGGAGTGAGCCCAACTCTGAG GACTCTGATGCTGGCCCAGAGCAGACTAAAGAACAGCACAAGCCAGGGCCCATTGGAAATGAGCGCTCCCTAAAGCACCGCAAGGGCTCAGAAGGTGTTGATAGACTGGAAGGCGGCCCCATCACACCCGTCAATGGTGTGGACCTCCATGTGGACACTGTGCTACCTGTGCCTCCCATTGAGTTTGGTGTCAGTGCCAAAGACTCTGATTTCAGCCTTCCACCGGGCTCCACCCCAGTGCCCGTGTCCAATCCTGTCAACAAGCTTCAGGATGCACTTACCACCAAT ACGGCTCTCAATCAGAGTATCCCCATGCTGCGTTCCAACCACCTGCAGCCTGGCATTAACCTCAACCCCATCTCCTTCCCCAGTGCTGACCTCACTCTTAAG ATGGAATCAGCACGCAAGGCATGGGAGAACTCCCAGTCCCTCCCTGAGCAGGGCTCTCCTGGCGGAGGTGCTTCAGGTGCTCAGCCTCCCTGCAGCGTTGGCTCATCCAGTGGTGTCAGCTACAGTTCCTTTGGAGGGGTCTCCATGCCTCCGATGCCTGTGGCATCAGTTGCACCTTCCATGTCCATGCAAG GTAATCATATTCCCCCATTGTATCTGGATGGTCATGTCTTTCCTAGCCAGCCACGCCTCGTACCTCCCACCATGACCCAGCAGCAGACCTACCAACAG GCGGCTGCAGCCCAGCAGATTCCCATCTCTTTACACACGTCTCTTCAAGCTCAGGCTCAGCTGGGGCTTCGAGGAGGTCTACCGGTCTCCCAGTCCCAAGAGATGTTCAACTCTATTCCCCCCTTTAG gtCCCAGGTTTACATGCACCCCAACCTGTCACAGCCCAGCCCCATGGTGCTGTCGGGCGGAGCCCCTCTTAAGGGGCCCTATTCGGCTTTCCCTGGCATGCAGCCCTCAGACATGGTAAAGCCACAGTCAGGCTCACACTATCAGCCTATGAACGGCAGCCAGCAGCTAGTCTATGACAGCCAGATGAACCAGGGGCCTGGTATGGGTTCCTCCCAGCTCATGGACTCTCAGCTCATCCAG GTGACCATGCCCCTACCTGGCTCTCAGCTGCGCTATGGCTCAGCTCAGCAACATCTCATCCTCCCACAGTCcattcagcttcagcagggACAGAACCTGTCAGTCGGTGCCCCACGTCGAATGCTGCCACCTGGCTCCCAGCCCGCTGTCATGACTGGCAGCCGAGAG GGCTCGCAGATGGAAATGAAAGGCTTTCAGTTCTCCGACAAGCCCAGCCATTCCCCGGGTATATCTGGGGGGTCCTACAG GCCTGGGTCTGCCAGCCCCAGTGGGAAGCCCTCAGGTCCTGGGGGGCCTGTTGGCCCTCTGCCAACACATTTTGCCCAACAG GTCCCACCTGCTCAGGGTAGCATGGTGATGCACATGCGGCCCCCCACCACTGGCCCTTTCCCCAACCCCATCCAGAGACCAGTCATGCAGGTCAACAAGCCTGTAATCATCCGCTCCCCCCCTTACCCCAATCCTGGCCGCGACCCTCCCcactccacccctccctctgcccCCGAGCCCCCTGTCAAAGGGCCAGAGGATGGCATGAAG AATAAAACCATGCGAGAAGTGCGCAAGGCAGTGGGCGAGGGCAAGACACCATCCGGGGGCATGACCAGCAAACTCCAGGAGCCCCTACCCTCCGCAGGGCAAGCCAAACCAGCACGCACTGGAGCCATCAAACCCCAGGCTGTCAAAGTAGAGGAGGGCAAGGCATAA